From the Streptomyces sp. NBC_01216 genome, the window GCCGCGTCGATCGTGCCGAAGGGCGTGTAGCTCGGTGGCAGCTTGGTGTCCTTGTAGACCAGGAAGAACTGGCTGCCGCCGGTGCCCGGCTGGCCCGTGTTGGCCATGGCCACCGTCCCGGCCGGGTAGGTCACCGCGCCGTCGGCGCCCGCCTTGCCCAGGGCGTCCAGGTTCTCGTCCGGGATGTTGTAGCCCGGCCCGCCGGTGCCGTCGCCGTCCGGGTCACCGCACTGGAGGACGAAGATGCCCTCCGTGGTGAGACGGTGGCATTTCGTCCCGTCGAAGTACTTCTTGTCGGCCAGGTACTTGAACGAGTTCACCGTCCGAGGCGTCTTCGCCGCGTCCATGGCGAAGGAGACCTCGCCCTGGTTCGTCTTGAGAGCCATCGTGTAGGCGGCCTTCGGGTCGATGTCCAGCGCCGGCTCGGGCGCCTTGGACTCGCTCTGCGTGGGCTCCGCGTTCTCGGGGGAGTCGCTCGCCGTGTTGTCGGAGCTCTTCTTCCCGTCGTCCGTCAAGGACACCGAGGCGTACACCGCGCCACCCGCGGCCAGGACCACGGCCAGCGCGGCCGCGATCACGGTGTTGCGGCGCCTGGCCTTCCGCTGTGCCTCCTGCCGCCGCTGCTGCTGGCGCACGTACTTCTCCCTGGCGAGCTGCCGCCGCCGCTGATCGTTGCTGACCACCGGGTCTGCTCCTTGTCGCTCGTGTGTTCCGGCCCGGGTCGGGTGTGCCCGTACCGTATACGGGTTGGCTGTGGAATACGCAGCGCCGGTAGGCTCTGAGCTGTCGCCTTTCGACA encodes:
- a CDS encoding peptidylprolyl isomerase yields the protein MVSNDQRRRQLAREKYVRQQQRRQEAQRKARRRNTVIAAALAVVLAAGGAVYASVSLTDDGKKSSDNTASDSPENAEPTQSESKAPEPALDIDPKAAYTMALKTNQGEVSFAMDAAKTPRTVNSFKYLADKKYFDGTKCHRLTTEGIFVLQCGDPDGDGTGGPGYNIPDENLDALGKAGADGAVTYPAGTVAMANTGQPGTGGSQFFLVYKDTKLPPSYTPFGTIDAAGLKVVQEVAKGGVEGGATDGAPKKAVTIEKATVGKK